The following nucleotide sequence is from Clupea harengus chromosome 17, Ch_v2.0.2, whole genome shotgun sequence.
AGCGTGGCTGCCGCCGCCCTCCACCGGCTGGCCGACCTACAGCAGGACGGGGCGGGTGGACTGCGGGACCCTGCGGTGCTGTCGGATGCAGCATTACGGGGGCTTTGCCAGCGTCTGGAGCAGGACAGCAGCCGCTTGGGCGACTCGGCACTGGTGTCAACCCTCCTGGCCTGCACACGCCTCTACCTGGAGCCCTGGAGCCGGCTGTTGGTGCGGCTGGTGTCTGAGATCCAGGAGCGTCTGGACGAGGAGAGGCTTGGCCTGGCAGAACTGTGCACCCTGGCCCGAGCTCTGCTGGCCCTGGAGGGGCCCGACTGCACCATGCTGGGACAGGCCCTGGAGCAGCTCCAGCGCAGCAAGCCAGCCCAGTGGAGCCAGGATGAGCTGGTGGCTGTGTATGGCGCTTTGGGCGCGGGTGTAGCTGAGGGCGGGCGCTACCAGGACCTGCTGAATgccatgcacacccacacactgtctgtgGCAGGACGCTTGAAGCCGATGGCAGTGAGCGAGGTGCTCGGGGCCTTGGTGGCCATGGGGCAGAGCCAAGCGCTGCCGCTGGTCATCGCCCTGTGTAAGCAGGCTGTGCGCCATGTGCCCGTCTTCACCGACGCCCAGCTGGATTCTGTGCTGTCCGCCCTCATATACTTTGGCCACAGCGACCACTTCCTAGTGCAGGCGCTGGAGCACCACGTCGCCAAGAACGCCTTCACGGCACATCCGGAAACCGTCACCAAGGTGATGCAGTACTTTGGCCGGCGCTGCATCTGGTCGCCGGCCGTCTTCGACGCAGTTGCGGAGAGCTTCGTCTATCGCGCCGACGACTACAGCACCAGCCAGGTGGCACGCCAACTGGAGGCTCTGGGGGTACTGGGATATGTGCCACCCAACGCAGGGCAGCTCTTCCGGAAGGTGGAGGCATTGCTCCACGCGCGCTTCTCCCAGTTCCAGCCGTGGGTCCTCTTAGAGCTGCTGCACGCCTGCACGCTGCTGCAAAGGTTCCCCCTCAACTTCGTCTCCAAAGTATTCAGCCCATACTTCCTACAGCAGCTACAAGGTACAGCCTATGATGACAGTCTCTTAAGATCTCGGCTAAAAATGTCTTTGGGTGTCCTAGTAAGCTTAACGCTATAACATGAACTTTTATCTAAGTTTACCGTTGGCTTATGCTTACCACTACTTTCAATGCTATTATTGTGTGTAGGTGATACTAGGGCTGGGCAATTATCCCAAATTCATTCATCACAATAAGTTAACAATGTCTGGTTGTGATTGGTTGTCATTTTTTGTGTTGAAGAACACATACCAAATAGAAATATAttgttcctttgtgtgtgtgtgtgtgtgtgtgtgtgtgtgtgtgtgtgtgtgtcacaggaaaGGACTCTAGAATGGACAGGATCAGGCTGGCTCAGCTCACCCAACTCTACATGACTGTGAAGCTAGAATGCTCCTTTTATAATGTAAGTCCTCAGGAGCAGCTCAGTCATGACTAGATTGGTCTGTCCCTGGAACATTTATATTCGTCCATTTACCAGAAACTTTTATTCACAGAGACTTAGAGTacagatatactgtacatattaatcaaatcaaatcaaatcaaatcatgatttgatttgatttgatttgatacatATTAATCAGTATGTGTTTTCCCTGGGTACCATGTACCAGATTGGTGTTTACTAACAGACAGTGCTGATGCTCCGTGAAGGTTTTATGACTTCTTTccccactgaaaaaaaaacccctGTAGTAttctattttgtgtttgtttgtttgtttgtttgtttgctcatgtgcatttttttccctgtgaCTAGGGCCCTCAGCTTTTGCCCAAATACCGTGTGAAGTCCTTCCTGATGCCAGGACGATCACTGGAGACACAAGTAGATGCGCACCTCTATAACTCTGTCAAGGCAGGGTTAGTGGATTTGCTCGGGGCAAGATCATATTTTGCCTCAAGGGTTCTAACTCCTTATTGCTACACATTAGGTAAGTGGCAATCCACCCACACTCGaaggtgcagtctgcaattctaatccagTACACTTGTTTTGTTAAATttaaattcagcgaattgctcctcacagtcttAAAGCTGTGCACTAAAAAAAACTGTGTACTGTTTGTACAGTCTTGGCCCTGTAAATGGAGTTGGCCCGAACCATAATAAACAaatccagccaattaacacGTTACTTTGAGACCCTAGAAAGGAGGggagtaatttgattggctgttgagctcaaagaTCAACAACCTTTAAGCAGAATTGTGGACCTTTCAAAACGTCTGTATTGTCTCACTCCTAAACGACTGTATAACAAACAAGCGCAAATAAGTGTTTTACGGTAACAGTGTGGCAGCAGTGTAACGAGGCTGTGATTCTCCTCTTGTGTTTGAAGATGTGGAGATCAAGTTGGATGAGGAGGGATATGTGTTGCCAGCCAGTCACATCGATGAGATCCACAAGAGGTAAAGCCagcccgtttttttttttcagatccaACTGCTGACACGAGCAGTTAGTGTTGATGGAAGCGTTGTTGCAGTTGTGTTGCACCCAGTCATACTCAGTCATTCCTGTGTGCAGGATTGCGGTGTGCATCAACGGGCCGAAGCGCTTTGCTGTGAACGCACAACAGCTGTTGGGTAGAGAAACCATCAAACAGAGACACCTCAGGCTGCTGGGCTATG
It contains:
- the fastkd3 gene encoding FAST kinase domain-containing protein 3, mitochondrial → MALKVLQRTQLLGLLRPPLLSSTRSLSVCALQEHTCVVCLWTSSSRCSLRHGCRRTRWSLPSPSPLQGRLGVCSMTTRDPLLSVAGAVRLHRDSPPDGGVRLSLAGATLGSREEEKAVLEQVSSCGSSQQLLRFLRSSLLLSDSVAAAALHRLADLQQDGAGGLRDPAVLSDAALRGLCQRLEQDSSRLGDSALVSTLLACTRLYLEPWSRLLVRLVSEIQERLDEERLGLAELCTLARALLALEGPDCTMLGQALEQLQRSKPAQWSQDELVAVYGALGAGVAEGGRYQDLLNAMHTHTLSVAGRLKPMAVSEVLGALVAMGQSQALPLVIALCKQAVRHVPVFTDAQLDSVLSALIYFGHSDHFLVQALEHHVAKNAFTAHPETVTKVMQYFGRRCIWSPAVFDAVAESFVYRADDYSTSQVARQLEALGVLGYVPPNAGQLFRKVEALLHARFSQFQPWVLLELLHACTLLQRFPLNFVSKVFSPYFLQQLQGKDSRMDRIRLAQLTQLYMTVKLECSFYNGPQLLPKYRVKSFLMPGRSLETQVDAHLYNSVKAGLVDLLGARSYFASRVLTPYCYTLDVEIKLDEEGYVLPASHIDEIHKRIAVCINGPKRFAVNAQQLLGRETIKQRHLRLLGYEVAEIPYYEFEKLTGKTEIVEYLHKKIFPLSYRLNW